From the genome of Cryptococcus tetragattii IND107 chromosome 8, whole genome shotgun sequence, one region includes:
- a CDS encoding guanine nucleotide-binding protein subunit alpha, which translates to MGSCMSTPKAPKNAAETKQIHASTTSPRPPQASTTATATGAGADTSPTSATTSGIKDDTTGTNRTGTSVGQGLAAALASTEPPRPQDSKGNKDRSNQIDRQLEDDQKKIRKECKILLLGSGESGKSTIVKQMKIIHQNGYSKDELLSFRGVIYKNVLDSAQALIMAMRKIGVDPEDVNNRAYADRILEYRMDADLNAVVPSEILYNIDSLWHDPVIPSVMDRSSEFYLMDSATYFFANIRKIAAPDYVPDEADVLRARTKTTGISETRFNMGQLSIHMFDVGGQRSERKKWIHCFEAVTSIIFCVALSEYDQVLLEESGQNRMQESLVLFESVINSRWFLRTSVILFLNKIDLFKQKLPKVPLVQYFPEYTGGADINKAAKYILWRFTQTNRARLSVYPHLTQATDTSNIRLVFAAVKETILQNALRDSGIL; encoded by the exons ATGGGCAGCTGTATGTCTACTCCAAAAGCTCCCAAGAACGCCGCAGAGACCAAGCAAATCCATGCATCTACTACCTCTCCCCGCCCACCACAAGCCTCGACTACAGCTACCGCCACAGGTGCTGGTGCTGATACATCACCCACTAGCGCAACAACATCTGGTATAAAGGACGACACAACAGGAACGAATAGGACAGGAACAAGTGTGGGACAGGGGCTAGCAGCTGCTTTGGCATCTACAGAACCACCAAGACCGCAGGACTCGAAAGGGAATAAAGATAGGAGTAATCAGATAGACAGGCAACTGGAAGATgaccagaagaagattagAAAGGAGTGTAAGATCCTATTGTTAG GATCCGGTGAATCTGGAAAATCTACAATCGTCAAGCAGATGAAGATTATCCACCAAAATGGTTACTCTAAAGACGAACTGCTCTCTTTCAGAGGAGTCATCTATAAGAATGTTCTTGACTCTGCTCAGGCGTTGATCATGGCAATGAGAAAGATTGGCGTGGACCCCGAGGACGTTAACAACAGA GCCTATGCCGACCGTATCCTCGAATACCGCATGGATGCCGACCTTAACGCTGTAGTCCCCTCAGAAATTCTGTACAACATCGATTCTCTCTGGCATGACCCTGTTATCCCCTCTGTCATGGACCGTAGCTCAGAGTTCTACCTTATGGACTCTGCAACCTACTTTTTCGCCAACATCAGGAAGATTGCAGCGCCGGATTATGTGCCCGATGAGGCTGATGTACTGAGAGCGAGAACGAAGACGACGGGTATCAGTGAGACAAGGTTTAACATGGGACAGTTGAGCATTCACATGTTCGATGTGGGTGGACAGAGAAgtgagagaaagaaatggatCCATT GTTTCGAGGCGGTTACATCCATTATCTTCTGTGTTGCATTGTCAGAATACGATCAAGTGTTGCTAGAAGAGTCAGGACAG AACCGAATGCAAGAATCGCTGGTCCTCTTCGAGTCCGTGATCAACTCGAGATGGTTCCTGCGAACGTCGgtcatccttttcctcaacaAGATCGACTTGTTCAAGCAAAAATTACCAAAGGTCCCGCTTGTGCAGTATTTCCCTGAATACACTG GCGGGGCTGATATCAACAAGGCCGCCAAGTATATCTTGTGGAGATTCACCCAGACCAACCGAGCGAGGTTATCAGTGTACCCCCATCTCACCCAAGCGACCGACACGTCGAAC ATCCGGCTGGTATTTGCAGCTGTTAAAGAAACCATCCTCCAAAATGCTCTACGCGATTCTGGTATCTTATAA